The following is a genomic window from Opitutus sp. GAS368.
CGGTGCCGTCGTAGGTGTAGGTGACCTCGCCGGCCGGCAACACCAGGGTCACGGAACTCGCGGTGGGTGTTGTGCCGGATTTCACGGTCTCGGCGATGGCCAGGTCGCGCTGGAGGTAGGCCAGGGCTTCGCGCCCCTTCGTCTCCAGCGTGTGGTAGTTGGCCAGGCGGGCCAGGTTGCGGCCGAGGAATACGAAGCTGGAGAGAACCGCGGCCAGGACCATGGCGGCCAGCGACGTGCTGACGAGCACCTCGACCAGGGTGAAGCCGGCGGGATTCGCCCGGTGGGTGGAACGCGCTGCCCCCAGCGCGTTGATCGGGGTGCGCGACGGACGAAGCGCGTTGGGGGCAACGCGCTCCACCACGGATTCAGGCCGGGAAGGATTTATCCTCACGATTTTTGGTAGGAGAGGTGCAGGCCGTTCTGGCCGAAGAACGCCGATGTGCTGCGGCTGTAGACCCGGCCGGTGTTGCTGGTCCAGCTCACGGTGTAGTCGATGCGCAGGTAGGTGACCGTGCCGGACGTGGCGGATGCCGGGCGCAGCCAGGTGCGGACATACGAACAGGTGAAACCCGGCGCGAGGGCGGCGAGCGCCTGGTTGTCGTCGCTGGTTGTGGCGGTGTAATTGGTCAGGGCGAAGCCGGTGGTGTCGCCGGAGATGGCGCCCGCGGGGCCGATCGTGAGCGAGGCACTGGCCGCGAGACCGGCGATGGTGCTCCAGGGGCCGGAACGCAGGCGCTCGATCTCTGCATCCATGATCTGGGTTGCCACCTGCTGCTTGCGGGCCGTGTCGAGGGCTTCCGACCCGATGGTGATCCCCTGAATCAGGCCGGTAAAGCCAACGACCAGAATGGTCGAGGCCATCATCACTTCAACCAACGTGAACCCGGTGGAGGGGCGGCCGGCAAGACTGCGCGTGTGCATGGGAAGCTGATTCTAGAGTATCGCCCTTTCACCCTATAAGGTTGGGGAAATTCCAGTATGGGGTGAAGACCTACCACTTCCATGCGGAGATAGCGTGGCCGGGCCATTTAGTCCCTTACACAGGCAGGTAGCCGCCACATGGGTGGGCTTGGGCGGCGGAGCTGAGCGCCCTCGCAGCAAGCTACCTCGGTGCCGAGCACGCCTCACGAGTGGCCATCGTGCCAGCCGCGAAGTAACAAACCCTTGGCCGGGTAGTTCAGTGTGGGTGTGACTGGCCGCCATCGTTTACCAAACGGTGGCGGCCATTGACGCAGTGCGAGGCCGGTTAACCACCAGGGAGTGTCTTCAAACCCAACCAATACCCGTTTCCTGTCATTCTGAACGAAGTGAAGTTCCGAGCGCAGCGACATCCTCATCCATGCGTTCGCTCGCGATATGGCCTTCGTTGCCGTGGATCCTTCGCTTCGCTCAGGATGACAAACCGGCTTTGAAAACACTCCCTAATCCGCACTAATGGTTCACTCATCATGGCCGCTCCAAGCTTTCGAATCCTTTAACCATTGCACGGATGGACACGGATTATGAATTGCACAGGAGGTAACAGAGTTAACAGAGACTGGAATCCCTGGCTCCTGCCTTTCCTCCGCGGCCTCCTGTGAAAACCTGGCTTGGTATTTATTCGTGCTCATCCGTGAAATCCGTGGTCAAACCGCCTGGTTATTCGGTTCGGGTCATTGACCAACCGTAATCAGTTGTTTTGCTCCAAGCCATGCCGATGGATTTTGCCGGACTGGAGCGACACTGCGTGGAGGAACTGACCGCCATGGGCGGCGATGCGGCGCACGACCTGGAGCATGTGCGGCGGGTGGTGCGCAACGCCCAGGAGCTGGCCGCGGCGGAGGGCGCGAACCTGGAAATCGTGCTGCCGGCGGCCTGGCTGCACGATTGCGTGACCGTGCCGAAGGACTCGCCGCAGCGGGCGCAAGCCTCGCGGCTCGCGGCCGCGCAGGCCGGCCGGTGGTTGCGCGCTTGGGGCTGGCCGGAGGACTTGTTGCCGGAGATCGCCCACGCCATCGAGGCGCACAGTTTCAGCGCGGGCATCCCGCCGCGGACCGTCGAGGCGAAGGTGGTGCAGGACGCCGACCGGCTGGACGCGCTTGGGGCGGTGGGTCTGGCGCGCTGCCTGCTGCTCGGCGGGGCGCTGGGCCGGCCGCTGTATGTGGCCGGCGATCCTTTTTGCGAGCGACGCCCGGCGGACGACTCCGCCGCGTGCGTCGACCACTTTTATACGAAACTGCTGAAGCTCGGGGACACGATGCAGACCGCGGGCGGTAAGGCTGAAGCCGGGCGACGCACGGAGTTCCTGCGACAGTTTCTGGCGGAGTTGAAGCGTGAGATCACTCGGAATGATTTTCCCGCGGATTGCGCGGATAAACGCGGATAGATCCAATGAGGAGAGAGCGGGATTGGGCTGGTTTGAAAATCCGCGCCAGTCCGCGTTATCCGCGGAGAATTCCGCTTCCTACTTCTTCAGCGGCACGGCGAGCACGGCGTCGTTCAGCCCGAGCGAGAACTCGGATGCCGAGAGGCTGAGCATCTTGAGGTAGATCGGGTGGTCCCGTTTGCCGACGGTGATGATGTCACCGACCTTGCAGGTCGTGTTATTGAGGGTCAGGTAAAGCGCGCCGTTGCGGTTGAGCACGCCGCCGATCTTGAGCGTGGGGGCGTATTTCCTGAGCGTGTCGATGTCGCTGAGATCCGCCGCTTCCGGGATCAGGGCGGTATCGGGTGATTCTCCACCGGGCGTCAGCGGGGTGCCCGCCACTTCCTTCGGGGGTTGGTAGAAGGGATTGGGCGGGTTGGCCGGGAGGGGCACCGGACGCAGGCGCTGATCCAGCATGGCGCTGATGCGGGCCTTGGTCAGAGCATAGCGGTCGGCGATGCGCTTGACCTCCGCGGGGTTGGTGGATTCGGCCGCCCGCATCGGCGGAGGACAGAGGACGGACGACAGAAGAGCCGCCGTCGCCAAGGCTATGGCGGCCGGGCGCCGGGCGGGGAGAAGGTGGCGGCTGGCGGAGCTCATGGGCGGGCGAGCACTTCGATGGTGAGGTCCAGCGTGATCAGACTGACGTCGCTGTCGACGCCACCCGGCGCCTTGCCGGCACCTGCCTGGGCGAGGGAGTAAGTCTGGACTTTGTAGAGACGCGGACTGGATTCGAGTTCGCGCAGGAAACGAAGCACCTGCCGGTAGGACCCGGTGGTGCGGAGGGTAAAGGGCACGGTCTTGTAAAGCTGATCCGGGGGCGGAGGCATGGAGCTGAGCTGGTTCAGCGCCTCGAGTCGGAGCCGGCTGGAGGTTTCGAGCTGGTAGAAATAGCCCATGTTTTCGGGCAGGTCCCCCTCGTTGACGAGGTGCTGGTCGATGAAGGCCAAAGCCTCTTTCACGGAGGCCAGCTCGGTGGTGACCCGCCCGTGGTTGGTGAGCGCCTGCATCATGTCCTCGCCGTTGCGCTGCAGGGTTTGGTGGCCGGCCGCGAGTTCCTGGTGCCGGGTCCAGATGAAGTAGTTGGCGATCCACAGCAGCACGGCCAGCAGGCTGAAGCCGATGGCGAAGGGATTGCGCCGGAAAAAGCCGAGCAATTGCTGAAGGAACGCGTTCACGGCT
Proteins encoded in this region:
- the pilO gene encoding type 4a pilus biogenesis protein PilO encodes the protein MNAFLQQLLGFFRRNPFAIGFSLLAVLLWIANYFIWTRHQELAAGHQTLQRNGEDMMQALTNHGRVTTELASVKEALAFIDQHLVNEGDLPENMGYFYQLETSSRLRLEALNQLSSMPPPPDQLYKTVPFTLRTTGSYRQVLRFLRELESSPRLYKVQTYSLAQAGAGKAPGGVDSDVSLITLDLTIEVLARP
- a CDS encoding prepilin-type N-terminal cleavage/methylation domain-containing protein, which encodes MHTRSLAGRPSTGFTLVEVMMASTILVVGFTGLIQGITIGSEALDTARKQQVATQIMDAEIERLRSGPWSTIAGLAASASLTIGPAGAISGDTTGFALTNYTATTSDDNQALAALAPGFTCSYVRTWLRPASATSGTVTYLRIDYTVSWTSNTGRVYSRSTSAFFGQNGLHLSYQKS
- a CDS encoding prepilin-type N-terminal cleavage/methylation domain-containing protein, translating into MERVAPNALRPSRTPINALGAARSTHRANPAGFTLVEVLVSTSLAAMVLAAVLSSFVFLGRNLARLANYHTLETKGREALAYLQRDLAIAETVKSGTTPTASSVTLVLPAGEVTYTYDGTAGSLRRQAAAGANPDFQLLKNDRCTCTTFAFDYQTVTGGAPTSQLDASSNVPYGIKQIRVRFVLATPGTEADATRTTYSAVSARFLLRNTQLAAGS
- a CDS encoding HD domain-containing protein → MPMDFAGLERHCVEELTAMGGDAAHDLEHVRRVVRNAQELAAAEGANLEIVLPAAWLHDCVTVPKDSPQRAQASRLAAAQAGRWLRAWGWPEDLLPEIAHAIEAHSFSAGIPPRTVEAKVVQDADRLDALGAVGLARCLLLGGALGRPLYVAGDPFCERRPADDSAACVDHFYTKLLKLGDTMQTAGGKAEAGRRTEFLRQFLAELKREITRNDFPADCADKRG